A stretch of the Archocentrus centrarchus isolate MPI-CPG fArcCen1 unplaced genomic scaffold, fArcCen1 scaffold_26_ctg1, whole genome shotgun sequence genome encodes the following:
- the LOC115776046 gene encoding phospholipase A and acyltransferase 3-like isoform X3 — MGSSSSSPSSSYAGGHQDDREPELGDLIQIFRDNYQHWAVYVGDGFVVHFVEDSGGSISTSVTAGNGFVLKQKLWNVVGKDKWKVNNSLDKEYKPRPANVIVKKAKAVTDKQLEYNLLSYNCEHFVNELRYGVAESQQVQKAVEVATFVGVVGGAALLGILASRSKESRSRPNSY; from the exons aTGCTGGAGGGCATCAG GATGACAGGGAACCAGAGCTTGGGGACCTGATTCAGATCTTTCGTGACAACTATCAGCACTGGGCCGTGTATGTCGGTGACGGCTTTGTTGTTCACTTTGTAGAGGACT CTGGAGGCTCCATCAGTACCTCTGTCACAGCTGGAAACGGCTTTGTGCTGAAGCAGAAGTTGTGGAATGTGGTGGGAAAAGACAAGTGGAAAGTCAACAACAGCCTGGACAAGGAGTATAAACCCCGCCCAGCAAATGTTATTGTGAAGAAGGCTAAAGCAGTGACGGACAAACAGCTGGAATACAACCTTTTATCATATAACTGTGAGCACTTTGTCAACGAGCTGCGCTATGGTGTGGCTGAATCCCAGCAG GTGCAAAAAGCAGTCGAAGTCGCAACTTTCGTAGGTGTCGTAGGTGGAGCAGCCTTGTTGGGAATTCTGGCTTCACGTTCTAAGGAATCACGGTCTAGACCCAACTCATACTGA